A genomic region of Herbaspirillum sp. DW155 contains the following coding sequences:
- a CDS encoding 2-dehydropantoate 2-reductase, whose translation MSQPASSTTSAVAPLRICIAGAGAIGGTLAVRLTAAGHQVSVLARGQTLQAIRERGLTLHDLHGTTHARPVASQSPEFGIQDVIFLCAKSQDMSALLPQVAPMVGEDTVVIPTSNGVPWWYFHREGGRFDGQTVKAVDPDGTLTRAVPLAQLIGSVLFITAEVESPGVIRSVNPHLMVLGEPSGEMSERLLRVRAAVEAAGIEARATDRIRDKLWTKIIANISTNPLSVITQGTLQQLYGLPELREVVTQIMRETLLVASSHGARVDIDPLTFVQLGEAMGAFRTSMLQDLERGRPLELAAIGDAVLEMADHYAIPMPITRAVVSLARFRGEAARQQREQQRESHPQAPQPAAQAA comes from the coding sequence ATGAGTCAGCCAGCATCTAGCACCACCTCAGCCGTTGCGCCGCTGCGCATCTGCATCGCCGGAGCCGGTGCCATCGGCGGCACCCTGGCGGTGCGCCTGACGGCGGCCGGCCATCAGGTCAGCGTCCTGGCGCGCGGCCAGACCCTGCAGGCCATCCGCGAACGCGGCCTTACTCTGCATGATCTGCACGGCACCACTCATGCGCGTCCGGTTGCCAGCCAGTCGCCCGAGTTCGGTATCCAGGACGTGATTTTTCTGTGTGCAAAAAGTCAGGACATGTCAGCCTTGTTGCCCCAGGTCGCCCCCATGGTCGGGGAGGACACGGTGGTGATCCCGACCAGCAATGGCGTGCCCTGGTGGTATTTCCATCGCGAGGGCGGGCGCTTCGATGGCCAGACCGTCAAGGCCGTCGATCCCGATGGCACCCTGACGCGCGCCGTGCCGCTGGCGCAGCTGATCGGCAGCGTGCTGTTCATCACGGCCGAGGTGGAGAGCCCTGGCGTGATCCGCTCGGTCAATCCGCACCTGATGGTATTGGGCGAGCCTTCGGGCGAGATGAGCGAGCGCCTTTTGCGCGTGCGTGCAGCGGTGGAAGCAGCCGGCATCGAAGCCCGCGCCACCGACCGCATCCGCGACAAGCTGTGGACCAAGATCATCGCCAACATCAGCACCAATCCCTTGTCGGTCATCACGCAGGGCACGCTGCAGCAGCTGTACGGCTTGCCCGAACTACGCGAGGTGGTCACCCAGATCATGCGCGAAACCTTGCTGGTGGCCTCCAGCCATGGTGCGCGGGTGGATATCGATCCGCTGACGTTCGTGCAGCTGGGCGAGGCCATGGGGGCTTTCCGCACCTCCATGCTGCAAGACCTGGAACGTGGCCGGCCGCTGGAGCTGGCGGCCATCGGCGATGCGGTGCTGGAGATGGCCGATCACTATGCCATTCCGATGCCGATCACGCGCGCCGTGGTCTCGCTGGCCCGCTTTCGTGGCGAGGCGGCACGGCAACAGAGAGAACAACAGAGAGAGTCGCACCCACAAGCACCGCAGCCGGCGGCACAGGCCGCCTGA